A section of the Pseudanabaena mucicola str. Chao 1806 genome encodes:
- a CDS encoding bacteriohemerythrin — MTLTLTKLIAYWHSDYETGNLQVDQEHQEIFEIVNTLKEAVVTKQNFGIIDKILYRLASHAIEHFQTEETLSSWRSLQSAIAIAT, encoded by the coding sequence ATGACATTGACTTTGACGAAACTGATCGCTTATTGGCATTCAGATTATGAAACTGGCAACTTACAGGTAGATCAAGAACATCAAGAAATCTTTGAAATTGTGAATACTTTGAAGGAGGCTGTGGTCACCAAGCAAAACTTTGGCATCATCGATAAAATCTTGTATCGCTTAGCTAGTCACGCAATTGAGCATTTTCAGACTGAAGAAACCTTATCGTCATGGCGATCTCTTCAAAGTGCTATTGCGATCGCAACCTGA
- a CDS encoding leucyl aminopeptidase, whose amino-acid sequence MKILTSETATHFWRGDALAIAVFANPKDPNETTTDHAEEKVVKTIELSDTIKQLDINVLACTLTDLITEGEFTGENGTSVSGRVGVDYAVRKVILIGLGDPAKANVDEWRKAAATAVKWANKEKATSLAIAFPEYNQDASVTAQAISEGLLLAAHQDKRFKSKNNQPWRVEQVEILETKPEVADPAIIKAQQIVDGVILARELVSAPANIVTPITLAETAVAIASESEQFTAKILEQADCEALGMGSFLGVAKASDIPPKFIHLTYSNGIPKRKLAIVGKGLTFDSGGLNLKTGIGSSIELMKTDMGGSAAALGAAKAIAHLQPTDIEVHFIVATCENMVNGSAMRPGDILTASNGKTIEVNNTDAEGRLTLADALVYADKLGVDAIVDLATLTGACVVALGEDIGGMWSIDDDFAEAIAKAAKYAGEKFWRMPLETPYFDQLKSVVADFKNTGSRAGGAITGALFLKQFVEKTKAWAHLDIAGPVWTERESGYNNAGGTGFAVRTLVNLIIN is encoded by the coding sequence ATGAAAATTCTTACATCGGAAACTGCGACCCACTTTTGGCGAGGAGATGCCCTTGCGATCGCTGTTTTTGCCAACCCTAAAGATCCTAATGAGACAACTACTGATCATGCAGAGGAGAAAGTAGTTAAAACCATAGAACTATCCGATACTATCAAGCAGCTAGATATCAATGTTTTGGCTTGCACTTTGACTGATCTAATCACTGAGGGAGAGTTTACGGGAGAAAACGGGACATCGGTTAGTGGTCGTGTTGGTGTTGACTATGCCGTGCGTAAGGTGATCTTGATTGGATTGGGTGATCCCGCTAAGGCAAATGTGGATGAATGGCGCAAAGCTGCGGCAACAGCCGTGAAATGGGCTAATAAGGAAAAAGCCACCAGTTTAGCGATCGCTTTTCCTGAATATAACCAAGATGCCAGTGTCACAGCACAAGCAATCTCAGAAGGTTTATTGCTAGCAGCACATCAGGATAAGCGCTTTAAGTCAAAAAATAATCAACCTTGGCGCGTTGAACAGGTGGAGATTTTGGAAACGAAACCTGAAGTCGCTGATCCTGCGATCATCAAGGCTCAGCAGATCGTTGATGGTGTAATTTTGGCTCGGGAACTAGTATCGGCTCCAGCCAATATTGTCACCCCGATTACATTGGCGGAAACTGCCGTGGCGATCGCCTCTGAATCCGAGCAATTCACCGCTAAAATCCTTGAGCAAGCTGATTGTGAAGCGTTAGGCATGGGTTCATTCCTTGGTGTGGCGAAAGCCTCCGATATTCCGCCCAAATTTATTCACCTCACCTATAGCAACGGCATACCGAAGCGCAAATTAGCGATCGTCGGTAAGGGCTTAACCTTTGATTCTGGTGGTTTAAATCTGAAAACAGGCATTGGTAGTAGTATCGAACTAATGAAAACCGATATGGGAGGTTCCGCTGCCGCATTGGGTGCAGCGAAAGCGATTGCCCATCTGCAACCCACCGATATTGAAGTTCATTTCATCGTCGCAACATGCGAAAACATGGTCAATGGTAGCGCTATGCGTCCAGGAGACATCCTCACGGCTTCAAATGGTAAAACCATTGAGGTGAATAATACGGATGCGGAAGGTCGCTTGACTCTTGCCGATGCGCTTGTCTATGCCGATAAGTTAGGTGTTGATGCGATCGTTGATCTCGCCACACTCACAGGTGCTTGTGTGGTTGCCCTTGGGGAAGATATCGGCGGTATGTGGTCGATTGATGATGATTTTGCCGAGGCGATCGCTAAAGCCGCCAAATATGCGGGCGAGAAGTTCTGGCGGATGCCTCTTGAAACGCCTTACTTCGATCAGTTGAAATCAGTTGTTGCCGATTTCAAAAACACAGGTTCCCGTGCAGGTGGCGCGATTACGGGTGCTTTATTCCTGAAGCAATTTGTGGAAAAAACGAAGGCATGGGCACACCTTGATATTGCTGGTCCAGTCTGGACAGAGCGAGAGTCAGGCTATAACAACGCTGGCGGTACGGGATTTGCAGTGCGTACCTTGGTGAATTTAATTATCAATTAA
- a CDS encoding metal ABC transporter permease: MRNALIVGGLAGIICPIIGCFLIVQRMALLGDVMTHTVMPGMAIAFFYKIDVVIGAFISGIGSAFLIAWLRSQTRVKVDAAMALTSSSFFAIGILLISLLKIKIDLHGFLFGDLLSVSSIDTIRVAIITGIVLVAIAMFYRQLLFYTFDRTGAQALGLPVNLIYLGLMAGVTLTIIASMQTMGVVLVVSLLVGPAITAYLLVKELHHMIFVGAGIGVMASVIGLYASYYLNLPSGPAIVLSVLVLFLLTLVFSPSQGLLTRTK; encoded by the coding sequence ATGCGAAATGCATTAATTGTAGGTGGTTTAGCAGGAATTATCTGTCCGATCATCGGGTGCTTTTTGATTGTGCAGCGCATGGCATTACTTGGGGATGTGATGACACATACAGTAATGCCAGGGATGGCGATCGCTTTTTTTTATAAAATTGATGTAGTGATTGGGGCGTTTATTTCTGGTATCGGTAGCGCATTTTTAATTGCATGGTTGCGATCACAAACTCGCGTCAAGGTTGATGCAGCAATGGCTCTGACATCTTCAAGTTTTTTCGCGATCGGTATTTTGTTAATTTCTCTGCTGAAAATTAAAATCGACTTGCATGGCTTTTTATTCGGCGATCTTCTTAGCGTCTCCTCAATCGACACAATACGAGTCGCAATTATTACAGGGATTGTATTAGTAGCGATCGCTATGTTCTATAGGCAACTGCTTTTCTACACTTTTGATCGCACTGGGGCGCAAGCATTAGGCTTACCTGTTAATCTTATCTATTTAGGCTTAATGGCAGGAGTAACTTTGACGATTATTGCCAGTATGCAGACAATGGGCGTAGTTTTAGTGGTGTCTCTCCTCGTTGGACCTGCGATTACCGCCTATTTATTAGTGAAAGAATTGCATCACATGATTTTTGTTGGGGCGGGGATAGGCGTGATGGCAAGTGTGATTGGCTTATATGCCAGCTACTATTTAAATTTGCCCTCAGGACCTGCGATCGTCCTATCTGTTCTCGTTTTATTTTTATTAACTCTCGTCTTTAGTCCCAGCCAAGGATTACTAACACGCACCAAATAA
- a CDS encoding RNA-guided endonuclease InsQ/TnpB family protein, whose protein sequence is MLVLEAKLKGKTEQYNLIDEAIRTALFVRNKALRLWMDVKDSDKYDLNKYCAVLAKEFEFAKKLNSQARQASAERAWSAINRFFENCKKKVSGKKGYPKFKKRGHSVEYKTSGWKLSEDRKHLTLTDGFKIGRLKIIGSRDLNFYQIEQIKRIRLVRRADGYYAQFCVDVDRREEIEPTQTTIGLDVGLNHFYTDSKGEVVENPRYLRKSERQLKKLQRKVSKCKKGSANRRKAIKRLAKKHLQVSRQRKDFAVKTARCVVRSNDLIAYEDLQIRNMVKNHKLAKSISDASWSMFCQWVEYFGKVFGKVTVAVPPQYTSQNCSNCGKQVVKTLSQRTHHCGLCGTVLDRDHNAALNILAIGLNRVGHTQIHACGEFDLYQLDASLSGKLSR, encoded by the coding sequence ATGTTAGTACTTGAAGCAAAACTTAAAGGCAAGACAGAGCAGTACAACCTCATCGATGAGGCGATTCGTACTGCTTTGTTTGTGCGTAATAAGGCTTTAAGGCTATGGATGGATGTAAAGGATAGCGACAAGTACGATCTCAATAAGTATTGTGCTGTACTTGCCAAAGAGTTTGAGTTTGCGAAAAAGCTAAATTCTCAAGCCAGACAAGCCAGTGCTGAGAGAGCATGGTCAGCGATTAATCGGTTCTTTGAAAATTGCAAGAAGAAAGTATCAGGCAAGAAAGGATATCCAAAATTCAAAAAGCGTGGTCATTCTGTAGAATACAAAACTTCAGGATGGAAGCTTAGTGAAGATCGGAAACATCTAACTTTGACTGATGGCTTTAAGATTGGCAGACTCAAAATAATCGGTTCACGTGACCTTAATTTCTACCAGATAGAGCAGATAAAACGAATCAGACTGGTAAGACGGGCTGATGGTTACTATGCTCAATTCTGTGTTGATGTTGATCGGAGAGAAGAAATAGAGCCGACTCAAACCACAATCGGATTGGATGTTGGACTTAATCACTTCTACACTGACTCAAAAGGCGAAGTAGTTGAGAATCCTCGCTATCTTAGAAAGTCAGAGCGTCAACTCAAAAAATTGCAGCGCAAGGTTTCTAAGTGCAAAAAGGGATCTGCTAATCGTAGAAAAGCAATTAAACGATTAGCTAAAAAGCATTTGCAAGTAAGTAGGCAGCGTAAAGACTTTGCGGTAAAGACTGCAAGGTGCGTAGTGAGGTCTAACGACCTGATTGCCTATGAAGATTTGCAAATTCGCAACATGGTTAAAAACCACAAATTAGCTAAGTCGATCAGTGATGCAAGCTGGTCAATGTTTTGCCAATGGGTTGAGTATTTTGGCAAGGTATTTGGCAAGGTTACTGTGGCTGTACCGCCCCAATATACAAGCCAGAATTGCTCAAACTGCGGTAAGCAAGTTGTCAAAACATTGAGTCAGCGTACTCATCACTGTGGGCTTTGTGGCACTGTATTAGACCGTGACCACAATGCGGCTCTGAATATTTTAGCTATTGGTCTAAATAGGGTAGGGCATACCCAAATTCACGCCTGTGGAGAGTTCGACCTCTACCAATTAGATGCAAGTCTATCTGGTAAGTTGTCTCGCTGA
- a CDS encoding TolC family protein, protein MRISSSWLTLGASLSLLIPAWTANAQEFTPSKLKFAVISESTTPETSKPPITPAVVGDVKPSQSQFISSTEPTRVLPSASVSTPGQLNPEQPLVVPTTPSQVKLEITKSVTLAEVLELVEKTNSDWIQARIAVDKARAALQGAEAGRSPTVSGTVQYSYNDSAQTRLSNINNPSTPPLSPRNTISNPLTGTVGINYTLFDSGVNDATIAAAENNLRIAESNLNQARQTLRLNIVTAYYNLQNADETIRIQRQAVKNAERSLKDTQARERAGVGTKFDVLQSEVSLANAKQDLLNAEAAQLVARRELSRQLNYPPTVEITAADKIAPVAEWKMPLEESILLAVRNRAELDTQKLQREVARSNANAALAKLGPQVGVFANFNTASEFTSGGGIGTGYQIGATISWTLYDGGKTAAQVDQFKADQATAESKFEQAARQARFDVESAYINQRSRFQQIGTATKAVKQAEEALRLARLRLDAGVGTQLEVLTAESDFTRADVNRVQAIIGYNQARANLERAVAGL, encoded by the coding sequence ATGCGAATTTCTTCCAGTTGGTTGACGCTTGGTGCGAGTTTATCGCTTCTGATTCCAGCTTGGACAGCCAATGCTCAAGAATTTACCCCATCAAAATTAAAATTTGCTGTCATTTCTGAATCCACCACGCCAGAGACCAGCAAACCTCCTATTACCCCCGCAGTAGTAGGAGATGTCAAGCCATCGCAGTCTCAATTTATCAGTTCTACAGAACCTACAAGAGTTTTGCCTAGTGCATCCGTATCTACTCCTGGGCAACTAAACCCAGAGCAACCGCTAGTTGTTCCAACAACACCTAGTCAAGTCAAACTAGAGATTACTAAGTCTGTTACCCTCGCAGAAGTCCTTGAGTTAGTAGAAAAGACGAACTCGGACTGGATTCAAGCTCGTATTGCCGTAGATAAGGCTCGAGCTGCATTACAAGGCGCGGAAGCAGGGCGATCGCCAACAGTATCAGGGACAGTTCAATATAGTTACAACGACTCGGCACAAACTCGGCTAAGTAATATCAATAATCCCTCAACACCACCATTATCGCCACGTAATACGATTAGTAATCCCCTCACGGGTACTGTAGGGATTAACTACACCCTATTTGACTCTGGGGTAAATGACGCGACCATCGCCGCCGCCGAAAATAACCTCCGCATTGCTGAGTCTAATCTCAATCAAGCTCGCCAAACCTTGCGCCTCAATATCGTTACAGCCTACTACAATCTCCAAAATGCCGACGAAACGATCCGCATTCAACGACAAGCTGTTAAAAATGCCGAAAGAAGCTTAAAAGATACTCAAGCCAGAGAACGCGCAGGCGTGGGTACAAAATTTGATGTTCTGCAATCGGAGGTTTCCCTTGCCAATGCTAAGCAGGATTTGCTGAATGCAGAAGCGGCTCAACTAGTGGCAAGACGGGAGCTGTCGCGTCAGCTTAACTACCCTCCTACAGTAGAAATCACGGCTGCGGATAAAATAGCACCCGTAGCTGAGTGGAAGATGCCTTTAGAAGAATCGATTCTACTCGCAGTTAGGAATCGGGCTGAACTAGATACCCAAAAATTACAACGAGAGGTAGCTCGCAGTAATGCGAATGCAGCTCTAGCCAAGTTAGGTCCTCAGGTCGGTGTATTTGCTAACTTCAATACCGCTTCGGAATTTACTAGTGGTGGCGGAATTGGTACTGGCTATCAAATTGGTGCAACTATAAGCTGGACTCTCTATGACGGTGGCAAAACGGCTGCCCAAGTTGACCAATTTAAAGCCGATCAAGCCACTGCCGAAAGTAAGTTTGAGCAAGCAGCCCGTCAAGCCCGTTTTGATGTGGAGTCAGCATATATCAATCAGCGATCGCGCTTCCAACAAATTGGCACTGCCACAAAAGCTGTCAAACAAGCTGAAGAAGCCCTTCGTTTAGCGCGTTTGCGTCTGGATGCAGGTGTGGGTACACAGCTTGAGGTACTCACGGCTGAGTCCGATTTCACCCGCGCTGATGTTAATCGAGTTCAGGCAATTATTGGCTATAATCAAGCGCGAGCCAACCTCGAACGGGCTGTTGCGGGTCTATAG